A single Brassica rapa cultivar Chiifu-401-42 chromosome A04, CAAS_Brap_v3.01, whole genome shotgun sequence DNA region contains:
- the LOC103865511 gene encoding transcription repressor OFP15: MKLPFLNKNNSSFSCSSNSNSVSSSTNTTSWPWPSCHQKPKTISFRATITFTNPIHDQHEDELDPPEGTESIESVIKGLRSSERLIFESKGESNSILEEATTKQEEQEEEEESFMLLSLESDDPYSDFKGSMEEMVAAHALHHDWKSLEKLLLQFLKVNAKTSHRYIFAAFVDLLSNLTLHTNEPININISKEEVERATAGEASTSCCNSVSLGESPLSPLSLFTSCSSSSSSDETSSTSVRFLPLSSLLEMDEKPKDIFV; the protein is encoded by the coding sequence atgaagctCCCATTTCTAAACAAGAACAACTCTTCGTTTTCTTGTTCTTCAAATTCAAACTCAGTTTCATCATCAACAAATACCACCTCATGGCCATGGCCTTCTTGTCATCAAAAACCTAAAACCATATCTTTCAGAGCAACCATCACTTTCACCAACCCTATCCATGACCAACACGAGGATGAGCTCGACCCACCTGAGGGTACTGAGTCGATAGAGAGTGTGATAAAAGGGCTAAGATCATCAGAGAGACTCATCTTCGAAAGTAAAGGAGAATCCAATTCTATACTCGAAGAAGCTACGACTAagcaagaagaacaagaagaagaagaggaaagttTCATGCTCTTGTCCTTGGAATCAGACGACCCTTACTCTGATTTCAAGGGATCCATGGAGGAGATGGTTGCGGCACACGCGCTTCACCACGATTGGAAAAGCCTCGAGAAGCTTCTCTTACAGTTCTTGAAAGTCAACGCCAAGACCAGCCATCGATACATTTTCGCCGCTTTTGTCGATCTCCTCTCGAACTTAACACTGCACACGAATGAACCCATCAATATCAACATTTCAAAAGAAGAAGTAGAACGCGCCACCGCCGGAGAAGCAAGCACTTCTTGTTGTAACAGTGTGAGTCTTGGCGAGTCTCCGTTGTCTCCTTTGTCACTCTTCACGtcgtgttcttcttcttcttcctccgatGAGACTTCCTCGACGTCCGTACGATTCTTGCCGCTGTCTTCTTTGTTAGAGATGGATGAGAAACCTAAAGACATTTTTGTTTAG
- the LOC103865512 gene encoding B3 domain-containing protein At2g36080: protein MSINQYSSEFYYHSLMWQQQQQHHHQNEVVEEKEALFEKPLTPSDVGKLNRLVIPKQHAERYFPLAAAAVDAVEKGLLLCFEDEEGKPWRFRYSYWNSSQSYVLTKGWSRYVKEKQLDAGDVVLFHRHRADGGRFFIGWRRRGDSSSSSDSYRNLQSNSSLQYYPHAGAQAVENQRGNSKTLRLFGVNMECQIDSDWSEPSTPDGFTTCPTNHDQFPIYPEHFPPPYYMDVSFTGDVHQTSSQQG from the exons ATGTCAATAAATCAATATTCAAGCGAGTTCTACTACCATTCTCTCATGTGGCAACAACAGCAGCAACACCACCATCAAAACGAAGTCGTGGAGGAAAAAGAAGCTCTTTTCGAGAAACCCTTAACCCCAAGTGACGTCGGAAAACTAAACCGCCTAGTCATCCCTAAACAGCACGCCGAGAGATACTTCCCTCTCGCCGCCGCCGCGGTAGACGCCGTGGAGAAGGGATTACTCCTCTGCTTCGAGGACGAGGAAGGTAAGCCATGGAGATTCAGATACTCTTATTGGAATAGTAGCCAGAGTTACGTCTTGACCAAAGGATGGAGCAGATATGTTAAAGAGAAGCAACTTGACGCCGGCGACGTTGTTCTCTTTCATCGCCACCGTGCTGACGGTGGAAGATTCTTCATTGGCTGGAGAAGACGCGGCgactcttcctcctcctccgacTCTTATCGCAATCTTCAATCTAATTCCTCGCTCCAATATTATCCTCATGCAG GGGCTCAAGCGGTGGAGAACCAGAGAGGTAACTCCAAGACATTGAGACTTTTTGGAGTGAACATGGAGTGCCAGATAGACTCAGACTGGTCCGAGCCATCCACACCTGACGGTTTTACCACATGTCCAACCAATCACGACCAGTTTCCTATCTACCCTGAACACTTTCCTCCTCCGTACTACATG GACGTAAGTTTCACAGGAGATGTGCACCAGACGAGTAGCCAACAAGGATAG
- the LOC103865515 gene encoding probable F-box protein At2g36090 has protein sequence MAGCSSSSTVTNLISTVHHDIIESHILTRLDGPTLASVSCASSHLHELASNEILWSKLRRSTWPSTATFSDDDSRLFFSDAYSVLDTAGSVSDPDRPFQELISAVDVHYRGKLILTRVVKTETTTAWFRSSPLRIDLVDAKDTVPTPIKRGRWAEDTCRDLEQELTLSWIVIDPVGKRAANLSSHRAVSVRRNWLSGGVEAKFATVVGSVECVITVVTCGEEEMHVKEVSLRVEKMEGTHLNGKDSLVILRSVMEGKRGNGRRREVELKRRHEEFMEKRREMKEKKMRVESVFDILTVAVGILGFVSLVGFYLWSR, from the coding sequence ATGGCGGGCTGCTCCTCCTCTTCCACCGTAACGAACTTAATCTCCACCGTCCATCACGACATCATAGAATCTCACATCCTGACGCGTCTCGACGGCCCAACCCTAGCCTCCGTCTCCTGCGCCTCCTCACACCTCCACGAGCTCGCTTCAAACGAGATCCTCTGGTCCAAACTCCGCCGCTCCACGTGGCCTTCCACCGCCACCTTCTCCGACGATGATTCCCGCCTTTTTTTCTCCGACGCCTACTCTGTCCTCGACACCGCCGGTTCAGTTTCCGATCCCGACCGTCCGTTCCAGGAGCTGATCTCCGCCGTGGATGTACACTACAGAGGGAAACTGATTTTGACCAGAGTCGTGAAGACGGAGACGACGACGGCGTGGTTCCGTAGCTCGCCTCTGAGGATCGATCTCGTGGACGCGAAGGACACGGTGCCGACGCCGATCAAGCGAGGACGGTGGGCGGAAGACACGTGTCGTGATCTAGAGCAGGAGCTGACTTTGAGCTGGATCGTGATCGATCCCGTCGGAAAACGAGCGGCGAATCTGTCTAGTCACCGGGCGGTGTCGGTGCGGCGAAACTGGCTGAGCGGTGGAGTGGAGGCGAAGTTTGCGACGGTTGTGGGGTCGGTGGAGTGTGTGATCACGGTGGTCACGTGCGGGGAGGAGGAGATGCACGTGAAGGAGGTGAGTCTGAGGGTGGAGAAGATGGAGGGAACGCATTTGAACGGGAAGGATAGTTTGGTCATTTTGAGGAGTGTAATGGAGGGTAAAAGAGGAAATGGGAGAAGGAGAGAAgtggagttgaagaggagacaCGAGGAGTTTAtggagaagaggagagagatgaaagagaagaagatgagggtAGAATCCGTATTTGACATTTTAACGGTAGCTGTCGGAATTTTAGGTTTTGTATCGCTTGTTGGGTTTTATCTTTGGTCTCGATGA
- the LOC103865517 gene encoding casparian strip membrane protein 1 has protein sequence MAKESTTIEVGEPSTVTKSTSHEKKKGFVAAAAGGGHKRGLAIFDFLLRLAAIGITIGASSVMFTAEETLPFFTQFLQFQAGYDDFPTFQFFVISIAIVASYLVLALPFSIVTIVRPLAVVPRLILLISDTVVLTLTTSAAAAAASIVYLAHNGNANTNWLPICQQFGDFCQTASTAVVAASISVVFFVLLIVISAIALKRH, from the exons ATGGCGAAAGAGTCCACCACCATTGAGGTTGGCGAGCCGAGCACCGTGACCAAAAGTACAAGCCATGAGAAGAAGAAGGGCTTTGTGGCAGCAGCTGCAGGAGGAGGCCATAAGAGAGGTTTGGCCATATTTGATTTCCTCCTCCGTTTGGCGGCCATAGGAATCACCATCGGGGCTTCCTCCGTCATGTTCACCGCCGAGGAGACACTGCCTTTCTTTACTCAGTTCTTACAGTTCCAAGCCGGTTACGATGACTTCCCGACATTTCA GTTCTTTGTGATATCAATAGCCATCGTAGCCAGCTATCTCGTCCTAGCACTTCCCTTCTCCATCGTAACTATTGTACGTCCACTTGCGGTTGTACCCCGGCTCATCCTCCTCATCTCTGACACC GTGGTCTTAACACTTACCACATCAGCTGCTGCTGCGGCAGCATCAATTGTCTACCTTGCACATAACGGCAACGCGAACACCAATTGGCTCCCTATTTGTCAGCAATTTGGTGACTTCTGCCAAACCGCGAGTACTGCAGTTGTAGCCGCTTCTATCTCTGTTGTCTTCTTCGTCCTTCTCATAGTCATCTCAGCCATTGCCTTAAAAAGGCATTGA
- the LOC103865518 gene encoding uncharacterized protein LOC103865518, with product MSYAAPAALFFPSTASVRSPAKFLLRPSNPLRLLVPPTNGAASTKNAARRQMKRTFVVANALPVEEDGVSLGTMKLPIDTDIARFETLLFQWANSLCQGANIPLPVPLKVDRISGGARLGFIVMEDEGKTDVPVYIDCLVYQSTESGSGSGPVFRATRNGRKKDKAPPGEERIMRSLLGALKRAVELARVS from the exons ATGTCTTACGCGGCACCAGCGGCTCTCTTCTTCCCGTCTACTGCGAGCGTCCGATCTCCGGCTAAGTTCCTTCTCCGTCCCTCCAACCCTCTTCGGCTTCTCGTTCCTCCGACAAATGGCGCAGCGAGCACCAAGAACGCCGCACGCAGGCAAATGAAGAGGACATTTGTAGTAGCGAATGCTTTGCCTGTGGAGGAAGACGGTGTTTCACTGGGTACCATGAAGCTTCCCATAGATACCGATATTGCAAGATTCGAAACTCTTCTCTTTCAG TGGGCGAACAGTCTTTGCCAAGGAGCCAACATACCTCTTCCTGTTCCTCTCAAG GTGGATAGAATAAGTGGAGGAGCGAGGTTAGGATTCATAGTGATGGAAGATGAAGGCAAAACCGATGTTCCGGTTTACATAGACTGTTTGGTATACCAAAGCACAGAGAGTGGTTCAGGTTCAGGACCAGTGTTCCGAGCGACGCGTAATGGGAGGAAGAAAGATAAGGCACCTCCGGGAGAAGAAAGAATCATGAGAAGTCTCTTAGGAGCACTTAAAAGAGCTGTGGAACTTGCTCGTGTCTCATAG
- the LOC103865520 gene encoding 40S ribosomal protein S14-2, with translation MSRRKTREPKEETVTLGPAVRDGEQVFGVVHIFASFNDTFIHVTDLSGRETLVRITGGMKVKADRDESSPYAAMLAAQDVAQRCKELGITAMHVKLRATGGNKTKTPGPGAQSALRALARSGMKIGRIEDVTPIPTDSTRRKGGRRGRRL, from the exons ATG TCGAGGAGAAAGACAAGAGAGCCCAAGGAGGAGACAGTGACTCTTGGACCAGCTGTTCGTGATGGAGAGCAAGTCTTCGGTGTTGTCCACATCTTCGCTTCTTTCAACGACACTTTCatc CACGTTACTGATTTGTCTGGACGTGAAACCCTTGTCCGTATCACCG GTGGAATGAAGGTGAAAGCTGACAGGGATGAGTCGTCTCCATACGCAGCTATGCTTGCTGCGCAAGACGTTGCTCAGAGATGCAAGGAGCTTGGAATCACAGCTATGCACGTGAAGCTCCGTGCAACTGGTGGAAACAAGACCAAGACACCTGGTCCTGGTGCTCAGTCTGCTCTCAGAGCTCTTGCCCGTTCCGGCATGAAAATTGGCCGTATTG AGGATGTTACTCCAATCCCAACTGACAGTACCCGCCGAAAGGGTGGTAGAAGAGGAAGGAGGCTCTGA